The Daucus carota subsp. sativus chromosome 7, DH1 v3.0, whole genome shotgun sequence genome window below encodes:
- the LOC135147859 gene encoding glycine-rich domain-containing protein 1-like isoform X1 produces MMKKFLTSTSRFLGLSAASAHTCCLAPFCFHATSHFSTKPNPDHPSKPKLHFPFFSRLQDLLVELLVEKSKVGVEEIEWSKAQQIVISEDLVATAKQQLQFLAAVDRNRWLYKGPALQRSIYRYNACWLPLLAKNAESQISKGPLVVPLDCEWVWHCHRLNPVRYISDCKKFYGRILDNCNVLSSIEGTSGRETEKIWGRLYPDEPYSFDPDTSCWDKTLDNAADAEKHTTYDLVLAIERQSPFFYQVSRPHMKNDLFLEAVVARYKGFLHLINKNREHMLKRFCVPTYDIDLIWHSHQLHPVSYCKDMVKLIGKVLKHDDTDSDRTKGQKLDVGFSETTSQWEQIFGSRYWRSGSMYRGAAPSPLITIPFVSKSMTNKIVSTDVQQQIISLPELKSVEVNSYPNSYFSTQLHYMCLIIY; encoded by the exons ATGATGAAGAAGTTCTTGACATCAACTTCTCGATTTCTTGGACTTTCCGCAGCTTCAGCTCATACTTGTTGTCTTGCACCCTTTTGTTTTCATGCAACTTCTCACTTCTCCACAAAACCTAACCCTGATCATCCCTCTAAACCCAAACTCCATTTCCCTTTTTTCTCTCGACTTCAAGATTTACTCGTTGAGTTACTTGTTGAGAAATCTAAGGTTGGTGTTGAGGAGATAGAGTGGAGCAAAGCTCAACAGATTGTTATAAGTGAGGATCTTGTGGCTACTGCTAAACAGCAGCTTCAGTTTCTTGCAGCTGTTGATCGTAATCGCTGGCTTTACAAAGGCCCTGCACTACAAAGATCAATTTACAG GTATAATGCTTGTTGGCTTCCGTTGCTTGCTAAAAATGCCGAGTCACAGATCTCTAAAGGACCTTTGGTTGTTCCTCTTGATTGTGAATGGGTTTGGCACTGCCACAGGCTTAATCCA GTAAGATATATATCTGATTGCAAGAAGTTTTATGGAAGGATTCTTGATAATTGCAATGTTTTATCATCTATTGAAGGAACTTCGGGTAGAGAGACAGAAAAGATTTGGGGAAGGTTGTACCCAGACGAGCCCTATAGCTTTGACCCCGATACATCTTGCTGGGACAAAACATTAGACAACGCAGCTGATGCTGAAAAGCACACCACATACGATCTTGTTTTAGCTATTGAAAGACAGAGTCCATTCTTCTACCAG GTTTCCAGACCCCATATGAAGAATGACTTATTTCTTGAGGCAGTCGTGGCCAGATATAAAGGTTTTCTGCATCTTATTAACAAAAACAGAGAGCATATGCTCAAACGCTTCTGTGTTCCCACCTACGACATTGACTTGATATGGCATTCCCACCAGTTGCACCCAGTGTCTTATTGCAAAGACATGGTCAAGCTTATTGGGAAGGTTTTGAAACATGACGACACAGACTCGGACAGAACAAAAGGGCAAAAGCTGGATGTTGGTTTCTCTGAAACTACAAGCCAGTGGGAGCAAATATTTGGCTCAAGATATTGGAGATCAGGCTCAATGTATAGAGGGGCTGCTCCATCTCCTCTGATAACCATCCCATTTGTGTCAAAATCCATGACCAATAAGATTGTATCGACTGATGTGCAGCAACAAATCATAAGTCTTCCTGAGCTGAAGTCTGTGGAGGTAAATTCTTATCCAAATTCGTATTTCTCTACGCAGCTGCATTATATGTGTTTGATCATATATTAA
- the LOC135147859 gene encoding glycine-rich domain-containing protein 1-like isoform X3, with the protein MMKKFLTSTSRFLGLSAASAHTCCLAPFCFHATSHFSTKPNPDHPSKPKLHFPFFSRLQDLLVELLVEKSKVGVEEIEWSKAQQIVISEDLVATAKQQLQFLAAVDRNRWLYKGPALQRSIYRYNACWLPLLAKNAESQISKGPLVVPLDCEWVWHCHRLNPVRYISDCKKFYGRILDNCNVLSSIEGTSGRETEKIWGRLYPDEPYSFDPDTSCWDKTLDNAADAEKHTTYDLVLAIERQSPFFYQVSRPHMKNDLFLEAVVARYKGFLHLINKNREHMLKRFCVPTYDIDLIWHSHQLHPVSYCKDMVKLIGKVLKHDDTDSDRTKGQKLDVGFSETTSQWEQIFGSRYWRSGSMYRGAAPSPLITIPFVSKSMTNKIVSTDVQQQIISLPELKSVELQKNGTGRNVSGM; encoded by the exons ATGATGAAGAAGTTCTTGACATCAACTTCTCGATTTCTTGGACTTTCCGCAGCTTCAGCTCATACTTGTTGTCTTGCACCCTTTTGTTTTCATGCAACTTCTCACTTCTCCACAAAACCTAACCCTGATCATCCCTCTAAACCCAAACTCCATTTCCCTTTTTTCTCTCGACTTCAAGATTTACTCGTTGAGTTACTTGTTGAGAAATCTAAGGTTGGTGTTGAGGAGATAGAGTGGAGCAAAGCTCAACAGATTGTTATAAGTGAGGATCTTGTGGCTACTGCTAAACAGCAGCTTCAGTTTCTTGCAGCTGTTGATCGTAATCGCTGGCTTTACAAAGGCCCTGCACTACAAAGATCAATTTACAG GTATAATGCTTGTTGGCTTCCGTTGCTTGCTAAAAATGCCGAGTCACAGATCTCTAAAGGACCTTTGGTTGTTCCTCTTGATTGTGAATGGGTTTGGCACTGCCACAGGCTTAATCCA GTAAGATATATATCTGATTGCAAGAAGTTTTATGGAAGGATTCTTGATAATTGCAATGTTTTATCATCTATTGAAGGAACTTCGGGTAGAGAGACAGAAAAGATTTGGGGAAGGTTGTACCCAGACGAGCCCTATAGCTTTGACCCCGATACATCTTGCTGGGACAAAACATTAGACAACGCAGCTGATGCTGAAAAGCACACCACATACGATCTTGTTTTAGCTATTGAAAGACAGAGTCCATTCTTCTACCAG GTTTCCAGACCCCATATGAAGAATGACTTATTTCTTGAGGCAGTCGTGGCCAGATATAAAGGTTTTCTGCATCTTATTAACAAAAACAGAGAGCATATGCTCAAACGCTTCTGTGTTCCCACCTACGACATTGACTTGATATGGCATTCCCACCAGTTGCACCCAGTGTCTTATTGCAAAGACATGGTCAAGCTTATTGGGAAGGTTTTGAAACATGACGACACAGACTCGGACAGAACAAAAGGGCAAAAGCTGGATGTTGGTTTCTCTGAAACTACAAGCCAGTGGGAGCAAATATTTGGCTCAAGATATTGGAGATCAGGCTCAATGTATAGAGGGGCTGCTCCATCTCCTCTGATAACCATCCCATTTGTGTCAAAATCCATGACCAATAAGATTGTATCGACTGATGTGCAGCAACAAATCATAAGTCTTCCTGAGCTGAAGTCTGTGGAG CTGCAAAAGAATGGGACTGGTAGAAATGTTTCTGGGATGTAA
- the LOC108195779 gene encoding glycine-rich domain-containing protein 1-like isoform X1, translated as MEKNQEIEWSKAQQIVISEDLVATAKQQLLFLAAVDRNRWLYKGPALQRSIYRYNACWLPLLAKNAESQISKGPLVVPLDCEWVWHCHRLNPVRYISDCKKFYGRILDNCNVASSIQGASGSETEEIWERLYPDEPYSFQPDTSCWDETLEKAADAEKHTTYDLVLAIERQSPFFYQVSRPHMKNDLFLEGAVARYKGFLHLIKKNREHMLKRFCVPTYDIDLIWHSHQLHPVSYCKDLVKLIGKVLEHDDTDSDRTKGQKLDVGFSETTSQWEQTFGSRYWRSGSMYRGAAPSPLITIPFMSKSMTNKIVATDVQQQIISLPELKSVEVMLEFVDIKNLPEGLKGSVYVSFSKAQPDAIFNTKRKLNILSEYGEKQVALFNCEPSGLLLFEVLVHSNSNLAISKPKALGSATISLEDFLVPVSSLSVEKWLEVVPPSGLVSANPISIRAALSFNIPSPATHVLHIVRSRPFLKGSCFSPLPEVQFAKSWTHISDENGNKLISLQMRDNRKLKRADNELLKKEVIGITESGETRTLAKLVGTKWSLIDSSWSVRILTSVDIGVPFFELTGHRTVRYFPGRKLEYEPKHCEKSRSDLDFLTAVQFSAEDPYGRAVALLDLKYGIYKVQEDWFVIPGIILGFIYSETLRKKGYSGLANFASENPKEGALIQGVNTCDEKEQKTDFCGEEKGSELIPEGAEGNAVAPLIGGCGNCGSECGNVTRTVDFGGCGSGCGGECGNMLKSGGCGGCGGSSGCGGCGGSGGCGNMVKSGGCGGCGGGCGGCGGGCGNMAASGGCGGGCGSCGGGGCGNRLAPASIDGNQANMQCEAIMA; from the exons ATGGAGAAGAATCAGGAGATAGAGTGGAGCAAAGCTCAACAGATTGTTATAAGTGAGGATCTTGTGGCTACTGCTAAACAGCAGCTTCTGTTTCTTGCAGCTGTTGATCGGAATCGCTGGCTTTACAAAGGCCCTGCACTACAAAGATCAATTTACAG GTATAATGCTTGTTGGCTTCCGTTGCTTGCTAAAAATGCCGAGTCTCAGATCTCTAAAGGACCTTTGGTTGTTCCTCTTGATTGTGAATGGGTTTGGCACTGCCACAGGCTTAATCCA GTAAGGTATATATCTGATTGCAAGAAGTTTTATGGAAGGATTCTTGATAATTGCAATGTTGCATCATCTATTCAAGGGGCTTCAGGAAGTGAGACAGAAGAGATTTGGGAAAGGTTGTACCCAGACGAGCCCTATAGCTTTCAACCCGATACATCATGCTGGGACGAAACATTAGAGAAAGCAGCTGATGCTGAAAAGCACACCACATACGATCTTGTTTTAGCTATTGAAAGACAGAGTCCATTCTTCTACCAG GTTTCCAGACCCCATATGAAGAATGACTTATTTCTTGAGGGAGCCGTGGCCAGATATAAAGGTTTTCTGCATctaattaagaaaaacagagaGCATATGCTCAAACGCTTCTGTGTTCCCACCTACGACATTGACTTGATATGGCATTCTCACCAGTTGCACCCAGTGTCTTACTGCAAAGACCTGGTCAAACTTATTGGGAAGGTTTTGGAACATGACGACACAGACTCAGACAGAACAAAAGGGCAAAAACTGGATGTTGGTTTCTCTGAAACTACAAGCCAGTGGGAGCAAACATTTGGCTCAAGATATTGGAGATCTGGCTCAATGTATAGAGGCGCTGCTCCATCTCCTCTGATAACCATCCCATTTATGTCAAAATCCATGACCAATAAGATTGTAGCGACTGATGTGCAGCAACAAATCATAAGTCTTCCTGAGCTGAAGTCTGTGGAG GTCATGCTGGAGTTTGTTGATATAAAGAACTTGCCTGAAGGACTCAAGGGAAGTGTCTACGTCTCTTTTAGCAAGGCACAGCCAGATGCAATATTTAACACGAAGAGAAAACTGAATATATTGTCTGAGTATGGGGAGAAACAAGTTGCCTTATTCAACTGTGAACCATCTGGACTCTTGCTTTTTGAAGTTCTCGTGCACTCAAATTCCAACTTAGCAATATCAAAACCCAAAGCTTTAGGATCCGCTACTATCTCGCTAGAAGATTTTCTCGTTCCCGTCTCCAGTCTCTCAGTGGAAAAATGGCTGGAGGTCGTTCCTCCCTCTGGTCTTGTCAGTGCGAATCCAATCTCTATCAGAGCAGCCCTCTCATTTAATATTCCAAGCCCAGCAACACATGTGCTTCACATAGTTCGTTCTCGTCCATTCTTGAAGGGTTCCTGTTTCTCACCTCTTCCGGAAGTTCAATTTGCTAAGAGTTGGACACACATCAGCGATGAAAATGGAAATAAGCTCATTAGCCTTCAAATGAG GGACAATAGAAAATTGAAGCGAGCGGATAATGAACTTTTAAAGAAAGAGGTGATTGGCATCACTGAATCAGGCGAAACACGCACTCTTGCAAAGTTGGTGGGAACAAAGTGGTCTTTGATAGATTCTTCATGGTCTGTTCGAATTCTTACTAGTGTTGATATTGGAGTTCCCTTTTTTGAGCTTACAGGTCACCGCACG GTAAGATATTTTCCTGGCAGAAAATTGGAATATGAACCAAAGCACTGCGAGAAGAGTAGAAGTGACCTAGATTTTCTCACAGCAGTTCAATTCTCAGCAGAAGACCCATACGGCCGTGCGGTGGCATTGTTGGACTTAAAATATGGAATTTACAAG GTACAAGAAGATTGGTTTGTGATCCCTGGTATTATACTTGGTTTTATATATTCTGAAACTTTGAGAAAGAAAGGATATAGTGGCCTTGCTAATTTTGCTAGTGAAAATCCAAAGGAGGGTGCTTTGATTCAAGGAGTCAACACCTGTGATGAAAAAGAACAGAAAACTGACTTTTGCGGTGAGGAGAAAGGATCGGAGCTGATCCCTGAAGGTGCTGAAGGGAATGCAGTGGCACCTTTAATCGGAGGATGTGGAAACTGTGGCAGTGAGTGCGGTAATGTGACGAGGACTGTGGATTTCGGTGGATGTGGTAGTGGTTGTGGAGGTGAATGTGGAAATATGTTGAAAAGTGGTGGTTGTGGAGGTTGTGGTGGCAGCAGCGGTTGTGGAGGCTGTGGTGGCAGCGGTGGCTGTGGAAATATGGTGAAGAGTGGTGGTTGTGGCGGCTGTGGAGGTGGTTGTGGCGGCTGTGGAGGAGGTTGTGGAAATATGGCAGCGAGTGGAGGCTGTGGAGGTGGTTGTGGCAGCTGTGGTGGTGGTGGATGTGGAAATAGACTAGCGCCTGCCAGCATCGATGGCAATCAAGCAAACATGCAATGTGAAGCAATAATGGCATAG
- the LOC135147859 gene encoding glycine-rich domain-containing protein 1-like isoform X2, with product MMKKFLTSTSRFLGLSAASAHTCCLAPFCFHATSHFSTKPNPDHPSKPKLHFPFFSRLQDLLVELLVEKSKVGVEEIEWSKAQQIVISEDLVATAKQQLQFLAAVDRNRWLYKGPALQRSIYRYNACWLPLLAKNAESQISKGPLVVPLDCEWVWHCHRLNPVRYISDCKKFYGRILDNCNVLSSIEGTSGRETEKIWGRLYPDEPYSFDPDTSCWDKTLDNAADAEKHTTYDLVLAIERQSPFFYQVSRPHMKNDLFLEAVVARYKGFLHLINKNREHMLKRFCVPTYDIDLIWHSHQLHPVSYCKDMVKLIGKVLKHDDTDSDRTKGQKLDVGFSETTSQWEQIFGSRYWRSGSMYRGAAPSPLITIPFVSKSMTNKIVSTDVQQQIISLPELKSVEDNLSNQSCSKNTYRVC from the exons ATGATGAAGAAGTTCTTGACATCAACTTCTCGATTTCTTGGACTTTCCGCAGCTTCAGCTCATACTTGTTGTCTTGCACCCTTTTGTTTTCATGCAACTTCTCACTTCTCCACAAAACCTAACCCTGATCATCCCTCTAAACCCAAACTCCATTTCCCTTTTTTCTCTCGACTTCAAGATTTACTCGTTGAGTTACTTGTTGAGAAATCTAAGGTTGGTGTTGAGGAGATAGAGTGGAGCAAAGCTCAACAGATTGTTATAAGTGAGGATCTTGTGGCTACTGCTAAACAGCAGCTTCAGTTTCTTGCAGCTGTTGATCGTAATCGCTGGCTTTACAAAGGCCCTGCACTACAAAGATCAATTTACAG GTATAATGCTTGTTGGCTTCCGTTGCTTGCTAAAAATGCCGAGTCACAGATCTCTAAAGGACCTTTGGTTGTTCCTCTTGATTGTGAATGGGTTTGGCACTGCCACAGGCTTAATCCA GTAAGATATATATCTGATTGCAAGAAGTTTTATGGAAGGATTCTTGATAATTGCAATGTTTTATCATCTATTGAAGGAACTTCGGGTAGAGAGACAGAAAAGATTTGGGGAAGGTTGTACCCAGACGAGCCCTATAGCTTTGACCCCGATACATCTTGCTGGGACAAAACATTAGACAACGCAGCTGATGCTGAAAAGCACACCACATACGATCTTGTTTTAGCTATTGAAAGACAGAGTCCATTCTTCTACCAG GTTTCCAGACCCCATATGAAGAATGACTTATTTCTTGAGGCAGTCGTGGCCAGATATAAAGGTTTTCTGCATCTTATTAACAAAAACAGAGAGCATATGCTCAAACGCTTCTGTGTTCCCACCTACGACATTGACTTGATATGGCATTCCCACCAGTTGCACCCAGTGTCTTATTGCAAAGACATGGTCAAGCTTATTGGGAAGGTTTTGAAACATGACGACACAGACTCGGACAGAACAAAAGGGCAAAAGCTGGATGTTGGTTTCTCTGAAACTACAAGCCAGTGGGAGCAAATATTTGGCTCAAGATATTGGAGATCAGGCTCAATGTATAGAGGGGCTGCTCCATCTCCTCTGATAACCATCCCATTTGTGTCAAAATCCATGACCAATAAGATTGTATCGACTGATGTGCAGCAACAAATCATAAGTCTTCCTGAGCTGAAGTCTGTGGAG GATAATCTTTCTAACCAATCATGTAGTAAGAACACTTACAGAGTTTGTTGA